A single Triticum dicoccoides isolate Atlit2015 ecotype Zavitan chromosome 2A, WEW_v2.0, whole genome shotgun sequence DNA region contains:
- the LOC119353817 gene encoding 60S ribosomal protein L27a-3-like translates to MTTRFKKNRKKRGHVSAGHGRVGKHRKHPGGRGNAGGMHHHRILFDKYHPGYFGKVGMRYFHKLSNRFYTPTVNVERLWSMVPSEKAAEAGGDKAPVVDVSQFGYFKVLGKGMLPEKPIVVKAKLISKIAEKKIKAAGGAVVLVA, encoded by the coding sequence atgacgaCCCGCTTCAAGAAGAACCGGAAGAAGCGCGGCCACGTGTCCGCCGGGCACGGGCGTGTGGGCAAGCACCGCAAGCATCCCGGAGGCCGCGGTAACGCCGGAGGCATGCACCACCACCGCATCCTCTTCGACAAGTACCATCCCGGCTACTTCGGCAAGGTCGGTATGCGCTACTTCCACAAGCTCAGCAACAGGTTCTACACCCCGACGGTCAACGTCGAGAGGCTCTGGTCCATGGTGCCGTCCGAGAAGGCGGCCGAGGCCGGCGGCGACAAGGCCCCCGTGGTCGACGTCTCGCAGTTCGGCTACTTCAAGGTGCTCGGCAAGGGGATGCTGCCGGAGAAGCCCATCgtcgtcaaggccaagctcatctCCAAGATCGCAGAGAAGAAGATCAAGGCCGCCGGCGGCGCTGTCGTGCTCGTTGCCTAG
- the LOC119353818 gene encoding probable GTP diphosphokinase RSH3, chloroplastic isoform X1, which produces MPAAVACSVKCRPHHRLSAPQPPAALDLLPRAPASAAGELRVTRCRTPPSLSFACASDQGEARSPPSARRARAAVAGFEEVGAASSAAAAALLAGAQSRHAIFREELVRKAYYAAEAAHRGQMRASGDPYLQHCVETAALLAELGAGPPVIAAGLLHDTVDDAGLDYGSISEQFGAGVADLVKGVSNLSHLSKLARRNDTASRTDEADRLRTVFLAMEDARAVLIKLADRLHNMRTLDSLPKIKQQCFAKETLEIFAPLANQLGILNWKEQLENLCFKHLYPEQYEELSSNLHEFYNRDMIAAAIRRLEQALQVRGLSYRSISGRHKSIYSIYSKMTRKKLDMDEIYDVHGVRVILENKADCFTTLEVVHHLWPRIPGKFKDYVSSPKSNGYQSLHTVVLSEETLPLEIQIRTADMHLQAEFGIAAHWRYKEGVRNCSSSLPEMVEWVRCVVTWQCETLHTDHPSPPGLGSSPRATCTFPSDSDGCPFSYSKQCDHTGPILVILLENEKMSVQELPQNSKILDLLKRASSYDMQLSLRLNSHAVHNLHQELKMGDVLELIPSTPCKSGGYMRELNQMSDHRLAVSQS; this is translated from the exons ATGCCGGCGGCGGTCGCCTGCTCCGTCAAGTGCCGCCCCCACCACCGCCTCTCGGCGCCGCAGCCCCCCGCCGCGCTGGACCTCCTCCCCCGCGCCCCGGCCTCCGCCGCCGGCGAGCTGCGGGTGACCCGGTGCCGGACCCCGCCCTCCCTCTCCTTCGCGTGCGCTTCCGACCAAGGGGAGGCGCGAAGCCCGCCGTCCGCGAGGCGAGCCCGCGCCGCCGTGGCGGGGTTCGAGGAAGTCGGCGCCGCTTCTTCCGCAGCCGCGGCGGCCCTGCTCGCCGGCGCGCAGTCGCGGCACGCCATCTTCCGCGAAGAGCTCGTGAGAAAGGCCTACTACGCGGCCGAGGCGGCCCACCGCGGCCAG ATGCGCGCGAGCGGCGACCCTTACCTGCAGCACTGCGTGGAGACGGCGGCGCTGCTCGCGGAGCTCGGCGCAGGCCCTCCGGTTATCGCGGCGGGGCTGTTGCACGACACGGTGGACGACGCAGGCCTGGATTACGGCTCCATCTCCGAGCAATTCGGTGCTGGCGTTGCGGACCTCGTGAAGGGG GTTTCTAATCTAAGTCATTTGAGCAAACTGGCTCGTAGAAACGATACAGCGAGCAGAACTGATGAAGCTGACAGATTGCGTACAGTCTTCCTTGCAATGGAGGATGCGAGAGCAGTGCTTATCAAACTTGCTGATAGGCTACACAATATGAGGACGTTGGATTCATTGCCCAAGATCAAACAGCAGTGCTTTGCAAAGGAAACGCTGGAGATATTTGCTCCATTGGCGAATCAATTGGGGATCTTGAACTGGAAGGAGCAGCTTGAAAATCTGTGTTTCAAGCATCTTTACCCAGAGCAATATGAGGAACTGTCATCCAACCTTCATGAGTTTTACAACAGAGATATGATTGCAGCTGCAATAAGGCGATTGGAACAGGCCCTTCAGGTGAGAGGGCTATCCTATCGTTCCATATCAGGGAGGCACAAGAGCATATACAGCATCTACAGCAAGATGACAAG GAAAAAACTGGACATGGATGAAATCTATGATGTACATGGAGTGCGTGTGATACTCGAGAATAAAGCTGATTGCTTCACCACATTAGAAGTTGTCCATCACTTGTGGCCTAGAATTCCTGGGAAGTTTAAAGACTATGTCAGCAGCCCCAAATCTAATGG GTACCAATCGCTGCACACGGTTGTTCTCAGTGAAGAAACACTCCCATTAGAGATCCAAATTCGTACTGCGGACATGCACTTGCAGGCAGAGTTTGGAATCGCTGCACATTGGAGGTACAAGGAAGGCGTACGTAACTGCTCTTCATCTCTGCCTGAAATGGTTGAATGGGTTAGATGTGTTGTTACATGGCAGTGTGAAACTCTGCACACAGATCACCCTTCGCCTCCTGGACTTGGTTCTTCCCCAAGGGCAACATGCACTTTCCCTTCTGACTCTGATGGCTGTCCTTTTTCCTATTCAAAACAATGTGACCACACTGGACCAATCCTAGTAATACTTCTGGAGAATGAAAAG ATGTCAGTGCAAGAACTCCCACAAAATTCGAAAATACTGGACCTACTGAAGAGGGCTTCTAGCTACGACATGCAGTTGAGCCTAAGGCTCAACAGTCATGCTGTGCACAACCTGCACCAGGAGCTGAAGATGGGCGACGTGCTGGAGCTGATCCCTTCAACTCCTTGCAAATCAGGAGGCTACATGAGGGAGCTCAACCAAATGTCTGATCACCGTCTCGCGGTTTCGCAGTCTTGA
- the LOC119353818 gene encoding probable GTP diphosphokinase RSH3, chloroplastic isoform X2, with protein MPAAVACSVKCRPHHRLSAPQPPAALDLLPRAPASAAGELRVTRCRTPPSLSFACASDQGEARSPPSARRARAAVAGFEEVGAASSAAAAALLAGAQSRHAIFREELVRKAYYAAEAAHRGQMRASGDPYLQHCVETAALLAELGAGPPVIAAGLLHDTVDDAGLDYGSISEQFGAGVADLVKGVSNLSHLSKLARRNDTASRTDEADRLRTVFLAMEDARAVLIKLADRLHNMRTLDSLPKIKQQCFAKETLEIFAPLANQLGILNWKEQLENLCFKHLYPEQYEELSSNLHEFYNRDMIAAAIRRLEQALQVRGLSYRSISGRHKSIYSIYSKMTRKKLDMDEIYDVHGVRVILENKADCFTTLEVVHHLWPRIPGKFKDYVSSPKSNGYQSLHTVVLSEETLPLEIQIRTADMHLQAEFGIAAHWRYKEGITLRLLDLVLPQGQHALSLLTLMAVLFPIQNNVTTLDQS; from the exons ATGCCGGCGGCGGTCGCCTGCTCCGTCAAGTGCCGCCCCCACCACCGCCTCTCGGCGCCGCAGCCCCCCGCCGCGCTGGACCTCCTCCCCCGCGCCCCGGCCTCCGCCGCCGGCGAGCTGCGGGTGACCCGGTGCCGGACCCCGCCCTCCCTCTCCTTCGCGTGCGCTTCCGACCAAGGGGAGGCGCGAAGCCCGCCGTCCGCGAGGCGAGCCCGCGCCGCCGTGGCGGGGTTCGAGGAAGTCGGCGCCGCTTCTTCCGCAGCCGCGGCGGCCCTGCTCGCCGGCGCGCAGTCGCGGCACGCCATCTTCCGCGAAGAGCTCGTGAGAAAGGCCTACTACGCGGCCGAGGCGGCCCACCGCGGCCAG ATGCGCGCGAGCGGCGACCCTTACCTGCAGCACTGCGTGGAGACGGCGGCGCTGCTCGCGGAGCTCGGCGCAGGCCCTCCGGTTATCGCGGCGGGGCTGTTGCACGACACGGTGGACGACGCAGGCCTGGATTACGGCTCCATCTCCGAGCAATTCGGTGCTGGCGTTGCGGACCTCGTGAAGGGG GTTTCTAATCTAAGTCATTTGAGCAAACTGGCTCGTAGAAACGATACAGCGAGCAGAACTGATGAAGCTGACAGATTGCGTACAGTCTTCCTTGCAATGGAGGATGCGAGAGCAGTGCTTATCAAACTTGCTGATAGGCTACACAATATGAGGACGTTGGATTCATTGCCCAAGATCAAACAGCAGTGCTTTGCAAAGGAAACGCTGGAGATATTTGCTCCATTGGCGAATCAATTGGGGATCTTGAACTGGAAGGAGCAGCTTGAAAATCTGTGTTTCAAGCATCTTTACCCAGAGCAATATGAGGAACTGTCATCCAACCTTCATGAGTTTTACAACAGAGATATGATTGCAGCTGCAATAAGGCGATTGGAACAGGCCCTTCAGGTGAGAGGGCTATCCTATCGTTCCATATCAGGGAGGCACAAGAGCATATACAGCATCTACAGCAAGATGACAAG GAAAAAACTGGACATGGATGAAATCTATGATGTACATGGAGTGCGTGTGATACTCGAGAATAAAGCTGATTGCTTCACCACATTAGAAGTTGTCCATCACTTGTGGCCTAGAATTCCTGGGAAGTTTAAAGACTATGTCAGCAGCCCCAAATCTAATGG GTACCAATCGCTGCACACGGTTGTTCTCAGTGAAGAAACACTCCCATTAGAGATCCAAATTCGTACTGCGGACATGCACTTGCAGGCAGAGTTTGGAATCGCTGCACATTGGAGGTACAAGGAAGGC ATCACCCTTCGCCTCCTGGACTTGGTTCTTCCCCAAGGGCAACATGCACTTTCCCTTCTGACTCTGATGGCTGTCCTTTTTCCTATTCAAAACAATGTGACCACACTGGACCAATCCTAG
- the LOC119357740 gene encoding transcription initiation factor TFIID subunit 9-like — translation MDSGVGRTPPPAAAADAGDEPRDARVVKEILRSVGLEEGDYEPAVVHQFMRLAHRYTGDVLGDALVYADHAGRASLQADDVHLAIRSNATFGHELPGREVFLEMAHSLNKNPIPKPPPGSIRLPHDQDMMLGQKYLCIPQMKPSIDNVEGTKNDNTVGVEEDVEPDEAVPINDDEDEMMFPELVDVAS, via the exons ATGGACAGCGGAGTCGGACGGACCCCTCctcctgcggcggcggcggacgccggCGACGAGCCACGGGACGCGCGTGTCGTGAAGGAGATCTTGCGTTCGGTGGGGCTTGAGGAAGGGGATTACGAGCCGGCGGTGGTCCACCAGTTCATGAGGCTCGCCCACCGGTACACCGGCGACGTGCTCGGCGACGCGCTGGTCTACGCCGATCACGCCGGCAGGGCGTCGCTCCAAGCAGATGACGTCCACCTCGCCATCCGCTCCAACGCCACGTTCGGCCACGAGCTGCCGGGCCGCGAG GTTTTTCTTGAAATGGCTCATAGCTTGAACAAAAACCCTATACCCAAGCCCCCTCCCGGATCAATCCGTCTACCACatgatcaagacatgatgctggGACAAAAATACTTATGCATTCCACAAATGAAGCCATCGATTGATAATGTTGAGGGAACCAAGAATGACAACACCG TTGGTGTAGAAGAAGATGTAGAACCTGACGAGGCAGTGCCTAtaaatgatgatgaagacgagatgATGTTTCCTGAACTGGTCGATGTAGCCAGTTAG